The proteins below come from a single Benincasa hispida cultivar B227 chromosome 4, ASM972705v1, whole genome shotgun sequence genomic window:
- the LOC120075793 gene encoding protein MITOFERRINLIKE 1, chloroplastic has translation METRLSAALGLPSPDAVCYPSLFEFPTLFSNFDSLLAGNRAPKDRSHFHCPPLPFSSLSLSTEEQVLTPKSPNWVKPTSKSSPKIQSLMKNLSVLERAVVGAAGGAMAGAFTYVCLLPLDTIKTRLQTKGASEIYKNTFDAVVKTFQSRGILGFYRGVSAVIVGSAASSAVYFGTCEFGKSILSKFDYPSLLIPPTAGAMGNIISSAVMVPKELITQRMQVGAKGRSWEVLIRILEKDGIMGLYAGYFATLLRNLPAGVLSYSSFEYLKAAVLSKTKSDKLEPFQSVCCGALAGAISATLTTPLDVVKTRLMTQVHGEAANKVSAAMYSGVSATIKQILKEEGWIGLTRGMGPRVLHSACFAAIGYFAFETAKLVILDHYLRQKEASELASAST, from the coding sequence ATGGAAACCAGGCTCTCCGCCGCTCTCGGCCTTCCCTCGCCGGATGCCGTTTGTTATCCTTCTCTTTTCGAATTCCCCACTCTTTTCTCCAACTTCGATTCACTTCTCGCCGGAAATAGAGCCCCCAAAGATCGGAGTCACTTCCACTGCCCTCCTCTTCCGTTTTCTTCATTATCCTTATCCACCGAGGAGCAAGTTCTCACTCCCAAATCCCCAAATTGGGTCAAACCCACCTCTAAAAGTTCCCCCAAAATCCAATCCCTTATGAAGAATTTGTCTGTCCTCGAACGAGCAGTCGTCGGCGCCGCTGGCGGCGCCATGGCCGGCGCCTTCACTTACGTGTGTCTTCTTCCACTTGACACCATTAAAACCAGGCTCCAGACAAAAGGGGCTTCGGAGATTTACAAGAACACATTCGACGCAGTCGTCAAAACCTTTCAATCCAGAGGGATTCTCGGGTTTTACAGAGGCGTTTCGGCAGTAATCGTCGGCTCGGCAGCTTCTTCAGCAGTTTATTTTGGAACCTGTGAGTTTGGTAAGTCGATTTTGTCGAAATTTGATTACCCTTCTCTGCTTATACCTCCAACTGCTGGGGCTATGGGAAATATCATCTCCTCCGCTGTAATGGTGCCGAAGGAGTTAATTACTCAGAGAATGCAGGTTGGGGCTAAAGGGAGGTCTTGGGAAGTTTTGATTCGGATTTTGGAGAAAGATGGTATAATGGGTCTTTATGCTGGTTATTTTGCTACATTGCTTAGGAACTTACCAGCTGGGGTTTTGAGTTACTCTTCGTTTGAGTATTTGAAAGCTGCTGTTCTAAGCAAGACGAAGAGTGACAAACTAGAACCCTTTCAAAGTGTTTGTTGTGGAGCATTGGCAGGTGCTATATCAGCTACTCTTACAACGCCTCTTGATGTGGTGAAGACACGGTTGATGACTCAGGTTCATGGGGAGGCTGCAAACAAAGTTTCAGCTGCAATGTACAGTGGTGTATCGGCTACAATTAAGCAAATACTGAAGGAAGAGGGGTGGATTGGATTAACCCGTGGGATGGGTCCTAGAGTTCTTCACAGTGCCTGCTTTGCAGCAATTGGCTACTTCGCTTTCGAGACTGCAAAACTTGTCATTTTGGATCATTATCTTAGACAGAAGGAGGCTTCGGAATTGGCTTCTGCTTCAACTTGA